ACGAATCTCCAATACATCTCtttggaaatgaaaaaaacagaCCAAACTTATCGGACTTGGTTAATGTCTTCAATTGGTCTATGACCTATAGGTATTAATGTTAGttatagttttgttattttttaacgtAGTTCTAGTAGGAATGGATGAAAGTTTCTAGGAAGAAATAGGTAAgatggtggtacttatccgcCCGGGTTCtcaatgttatttaaaatttattttacagaaCTGATGCCGACATTCCTGTTCCATATGGTCGAACAATACCTCTTGAAGCTCCAATATTTACCGAAACAACAAATACGAATATTACTAAACTAATACCtaattggaaaaataaaagGCGAGATGTGTTGGCCTCGATTCTGATGTCTAACTGCGGTGTACCGTATcgaatgaagtatttaaataagTTGAAAAAACACATGAAAATTGATATTCATGGAAAATGCTCGGATTCACATCTTGTTAACAGGTATTTTGTGTTTGCTATAGATTTTACGTGGCGTTAACGTGATTGGATGatagttttcttttaaattacaaaCTCAGGCAAGGCGATTacgttttgtttaattattggcGACTGGTTACCGTACAATGATGGGGCAAAGTGACATCATCAGCTATAGTTACATAATATcgctatatattataataaaagagtTATTTTTTCAAGTTtcgttttcaaaataaaaaatcaatagttTGATAATATGTCGAGGATTGCGACAGAAACTACAGTTCATTTCAGAGTTCTCTGGCGCGtggaataaattatgttttaaagtaTAGAAGAGTGGGAAGGCTGAAGGTAACGATCAACCTCGTTCCAATGCCATTTGGTTTTGTTTTGCTAAAGCGGAAACTCGGAACACTTATGTGTTACAAAATATGAGCGAgccaatataatattttccatgttttttttttctatgctcATCGTCAATGATTTTTGTCTTCTACTCTCTGGTtactattttaattcatataatttgcatttaaatagataaatacttttttattatgtttaattttgttCATAATTAACAGGCAATAACGTTAATAAATATGTTTCCTGGTAACCACATTGGCAAACTTAGACTAAAGACGGAGACTTcatgaaaattatttcatattatttcattgttatttgAGAACTACGAAATTTGAGTACCTACATTCTGAACGAATTTATAAATAACAGTAAAACCTGTTTTCGCGTGGTCTttctttattctattttattttcgtacGACTTTTTTATGCGGTTCATTTATTTCAACGGCGTTGGTACTACTGCAATATTTTCTATCGAccttttattatagtttattaacACTACAATCCTCCAGTGGATTATGCCTCAAAATATTCGAGTAATTTAAGGAATTGTCAAATCtgggctatttttttattgcttagatggatggacgagctcacagtcggGTTTGGAAGCAcgttttttctattgcttagatgggtgaacgagctcacagcccaagtggtgttaagtggttactggagcccatagacatctacaacgtaaatgcgccacccacctcgagttaagttctaaagtctcaagtatagttacaacggctgccccactcttcaaaccgaaacgcattactgcttcacgactgaaataggcagagtggtggtacctacccgtgcggactcacaagaggtcctacccccagtaaaaaTAGACGTATATTCTAAGTACGACTTTAATTGTGCGGCCTTTTCTCTGCCGGTTGTTTTTTTGCAGCTTATCGTTCAAActtagttattaataattcgCTGAGTATTCAGGTTTATGctaagtattaataaaatattggaaTATTTATTTGTGTTATTCTGTcgcttaaaaattttttttgctgtattttctattttgtatttgttaaaaGAAATCGAATTAATAGACCTGAGAAGTTGTATATTTTGAATGTCAAACACGCATACTTGATGATTCGTTTTAATGTAGATGATCCAATAAGATTATAATCATCTAAGAATATTTTTTCAGCTGCCCTGGTCATTTCCGAGCAGATTGCAAGATAATATCAAACTACCTCTTTTACTTCGTATTAGAAAACTCCCTTTGTAAGGAATATATAACCGAGAAGTTGTTTCACCAAGCGTATGCAAAAGGGGCCATACCAATAATCCAAGGTCCGCCTTTAGAAGATTGTAAGAGACTTTTGCCGCCGAATTCCTTTTTGCATCTCGACGAATACCGGTCACCCAAAAAACTAGCTAATGAAATAAGAAATATTACTAGCAATGAAGATAATTTGCTATCTTATCATTTATGGCGAAATCATTTTCAAGTCATCAACGAACACGGATACTTTGGTACAAAATCATACCATTATTGTAGGATCTGTGAAGCACTGAATTATAATGATGAAACGGAGTCAG
The Bombyx mori chromosome 17, ASM3026992v2 DNA segment above includes these coding regions:
- the LOC110386302 gene encoding alpha-(1,3)-fucosyltransferase 7, producing MKGHHNFFLSVRNYKILIFLTVLVGLCLIYFQNSGVYHNKYLPLPREAMEKVSYSLQLHKYIIDQYYDYRKDLKTSNLGSILFKRNDKNTLLVEKNRKFTVLIWRHWEWLKYRHIFRYSSTPHNPLEDCSVNNCEFTGNNRLLDKVDAVVVHLQKGVLPNIYNRTRTQRWIFLTDESPIHLFGNEKNRPNLSDLVNVFNWSMTYRTDADIPVPYGRTIPLEAPIFTETTNTNITKLIPNWKNKRRDVLASILMSNCGVPYRMKYLNKLKKHMKIDIHGKCSDSHLVNSCPGHFRADCKIISNYLFYFVLENSLCKEYITEKLFHQAYAKGAIPIIQGPPLEDCKRLLPPNSFLHLDEYRSPKKLANEIRNITSNEDNLLSYHLWRNHFQVINEHGYFGTKSYHYCRICEALNYNDETESVYDSVRINNFMDASKSCTRK